One genomic segment of Pongo abelii isolate AG06213 chromosome 13, NHGRI_mPonAbe1-v2.0_pri, whole genome shotgun sequence includes these proteins:
- the LOC112134877 gene encoding putative serine protease 47 — protein MGVRSTRTRAQPGPLLWSLLPLLLLSPEAALAPQSRTASPSQAPGEARESSGVARESSGAQQGREPAARAQGGYRDDIKQVCGKPKVVGKIYGGQDAAAGQWPWQASLLYWGSHLCGAVLIDSRWLVSTAHCFLNKSQAPENYQVLLGNTQLYHQTQHTQKMSVHRIITHPDFEKLHPFGSDIAMLQLHLPVNFTSYIVPVCLPSQDMQLPSNVSCWITGWGMLTEDLQLSPPFYLQEGKVGLIENTLCNTLYGQRTGKGETYAVHEEMLCVGDFSTGKSICKGDSGGPLVCYLPSAWVLVGLASWGLDCRHPAYPSIFTRVTYFTNWIDEIMRLTPLSDPVLAPHTHSPPKPLRATGLPGPCAALVLPPTWLLLPLTLRAPW, from the exons ATGGGTGTGAGGTCAACGCGGACCAGAGCCCAGCCGGGGCCCCTGCTCTGGTCtctgctgccgctgctgctccTGAGCCCAGAAGCCGCCCTTGCCCCACAGTCCCGCACCGCCAGCCCCTCGCAGGCTCCGGGGGAGGCCAGAGAGAGCTCGGGGGTGGCCAGAGAGAGCTCGGGGGCGCAGCAGGGCCGGGAGCCTGCAGCCAGAGCCCAAG GTGGCTACAGAGACGACATCAAGCAAG TGTGTGGGAAGCCTAAGGTGGTGGGGAAGATCTATGGTGGCCAGGACGCAGCAGCTGGCCAGTGGCCATGGCAGGCCAGCCTACTCTACTGGGGCTCACACCTCTGTGGAGCTGTCCTCATCGACTCCCGCTGGCTGGTGTCGACTGCCCACTGCTTTCTCAA CAAATCCCAGGCCCCGGAGAACTATCAGGTTCTGTTGGGAAACACCCAACTGTATCATCAAACCCAGCACACCCAGAAGATGTCTGTGCACCGGATCATCACCCATCCAGACTTTGAGAAGCTCCACCCCTTTGGGAGTGACATTGCCATGTTGCAGCTGCACCTGCCTGTGAACTTCACTTCCTACATTGTCCCTGTCTGCCTCCCATCCCAGGACATGCAGCTGCCCAGTAACGTGTCCTGTTGGATAACCGGCTGGGGAATGCTCACCGAAGACC TGCAACTGTCACCACCCTTCTATCTCCAGGAGGGCAAGGTGGGCCTCATTGAGAACACACTCTGTAATACCTTATATGGGCAAAGAACTGGCAAAGGTGAGACCTACGCTGTGCACGAGGAGATGCTGTGTGTGGGGGACTTCTCGACAGGAAAGTCCATCTGCAAA GGTGATTCCGGGGGGCCTCTAGTCTGCTACCTCCCCAGTGCCTGGGTCCTGGTGGGGCTGGCCAGCTGGGGCCTGGACTGCCGGCATCCTGCCTACcccagcatcttcaccagggTCACCTACTTCACCAACTGGATCGACGAAATCATGAGGCTCACTCCTCTTTCTGACCCCGTGCTGGCTCCTCACACCCACTCTCCACCCAAGCCTCTGAGGGCTACTGGCCTGCCTGGGCCCTGCGCAGCCCTTGTGCTGCCACCGACCTGGCTCCTGCTGCCACTTACCCTCAGGGCCCCATGGTAG